The window ATCTTCATGAGCGCACGACGTCCGCCCTCGGCGGCGCTAACTCCGCGGCCACCGCGACGGCCCCATCCGGGAGCCCCATGCCCTGCCTGTTCGCGATCATCGCACTCGCCACACCGCGCTTCGTGATCCTGCTGCTGTGGCTGTTCACCGGCTGGTTCGGCGGGCTGTTCACCGCTGCTCTCTGGCCCGTGCTCGGATTCGTCTTTTTGCCCACGAGCCTGCTCTGGTACACGGCGGTCCAACACTGGTGGGGTGGGCAGTGGACGCTGTGGCCGATCGTCGGGCTCGTGGTGGCGCTGATGATCGACGTATCGCCGGCCAGCGGGCGCCGCCGCAAGCACCGGTGACCGCCGCACGCCATTCTTCCTCCCCCCAAGGAGCCTCGATGACCGACTCCGATTCCACCGCGCCGGACAACGCCGGCGTGCACGTACCGCCGCCGCTCATCTATCTGACGGCGTTCGCCGTCGGAATGTTCGTGCAGCGCGCCGTGCCCCGCACCCTGTTGCCGTCGGGCGAGGCGCGCTCGGCGGCGGTCGTGCTGGGCGTGGCGTGGGCCGTGCTCACGGTGTGGACCATGACCTGCTTCCGGCGGGCGCACACGAGCGTCATCCCGGTCAAGCCGACCTCGGCGCTCGTCATCAAGGGGCCGTTCCGGATCACGCGCAATCCGCTCTATCTGGGCCTCGTGCTGCTCTATGCGGGCGTGTCGCTCTGGCTGAACGCGCTCTGGCCGTTCGTCCTGCTGCTGCCGCTGATCGTGATCATCCAGACGTACGCGATCGCCCGCGAAGAGCGCTACCTGGAGCGCAAGTTCGGCGACGCGTACCGC of the Gemmatimonadaceae bacterium genome contains:
- a CDS encoding isoprenylcysteine carboxylmethyltransferase family protein, giving the protein MTDSDSTAPDNAGVHVPPPLIYLTAFAVGMFVQRAVPRTLLPSGEARSAAVVLGVAWAVLTVWTMTCFRRAHTSVIPVKPTSALVIKGPFRITRNPLYLGLVLLYAGVSLWLNALWPFVLLLPLIVIIQTYAIAREERYLERKFGDAYRDYRRRVRRWI